A stretch of the Vitis vinifera cultivar Pinot Noir 40024 chromosome 16, ASM3070453v1 genome encodes the following:
- the LOC100255782 gene encoding uncharacterized protein LOC100255782 — protein sequence MDNESETQVDSSASGRRDPGWKYGRLVNEKDLNTIICIFCEKVTKGGIYRHKQHLVGGYRNAKKCRKCPEHVREEMEEYMSSKKNQKEQMNMGSEYVNEDLFGLEDEDIGEEINSRTNVTNISSGGSNRGGSGGRTFSSKKPRQKGPMDHFFTPNAEMVVQNQRSGKMHQTTINDAYKKEARERACTLITRWMYEAAIPFNAVTYPSFQPMIEAIGQYGVGMKGPTFHEVRVTNLKKELALTKDLMKDHMVEWGKNGCSIMSDGWTDRKERTLVNFLVNCSKGTMFMQSIDASSMIKTGEKMFELLDKWVEQVGEENVIQVITDNHSSYVMAGRLLELKRPHLYWTPCAAHCLDLMLEDIGKLPNIKRTLERAISLNGYIYNRSGLLNMMRRFTGQRELLRPAKTRFATAFITLLRLHEQKNNLRKMFTSSDWSDSKWAKEQKGKTIANIVLMPSFWNTIVFCLKVSGPLVRVLRLVDGEKKAPMGYIYEAMNRAKDAIVRSFNGNEEKYKEIFNIIDKRWEIQLHRPLHAAGYFLNPEFFYDKPEIEHDADIMSDLYKCILRLTRDPAKQEKVVAEVSLFTNAQGLFGNELAVRTRKTRAPAEWWAAYGASAPNLQKFAMKVLNLTCSASGCERNWSIFENIHSKRRNRLDHQRLNDLVYIKYNRALKRRYNERNTIDPISLKDIDDSNEWLIGRMEDEDSHGGAQDDFVFDDDNLTWGDVARAAGAEEARFDTRARARASSSIIPPTRGIASSSRTLPSYSLIDEDEDGDMVDSADEEDGEGYKCGDGNDDDDDFVDLEEE from the exons ATGGATAATGAGAGTGAAACTCAAGTGGACTCTAGTGCAAGTGGAAGAAGAGATCCGGGGTGGAAATATGGTCGTTTggttaatgaaaaagatttgaacACCATCATATGCATTTTTTGTGAGAAAGTAACCAAAGGAGGCATCTATAGACACAAACAACATCTTGTTGGTGGatatagaaatgctaaaaagtgtAGAAAATGTCCGGAACATGTTagagaagaaatggaagagtatatgagttccaagaaaaatcaaaaagagcaaatgaatatggggagcgaatatgttaatgaagatttgtttggtttggaagatGAAGATATTGGTGAGGAGATTAATAGTAGAACGAATGTCACCAACATTTCTAGTGGAGGTAGTAACCGAGGAGGAAGTGGTGGTAGGacgttttcttcaaaaaaaccaagacaaaaaggtcCTATGGATCATTTTTTCACTCCTAATGCAGAGATGGTTGTTCAAAATCAAAGGAGTGGAAAGATGCATCAAACTACCATCAATGATGCCTACAAAAAGGAAGCAAGAGAAAGAGCTTGCACGCTTATCACAAGATGGATGTATGAGGCTGCTATTCCATTTAATGCAGTCACATATCCGAGTTTCCAACCAATGATTGAGGCTATTGGCCAATATGGTGTGGGTATGAAGGGACCAACTTTTCATGAGGTAAGAGTTACCAACCTTAAGAAAGAATTGGCTCTcacaaaagatttgatgaaagatcatatggtggaatgggggaaaaatggatgttcaattatgtcggATGGATGGACCGATAGGAAAGAGAGAACTTTGGtgaactttttggttaattgttcaaagggaaccatgttcatgcaatccattgatgcttcttcaatgattaagacgggagaaaagatgtttgagttaCTTGACAAATGGGTAGAGCAAGTTGGTGAAGAGAATGTTATTCAAGTTATAACAGATAATCACTCAAGTTATGTGATggcag GGAGGTTGTTAGAATTAAAGCGTCCACATTTGTATTGGACACCATGTGCTGCACATTGCCTTGACTTGATGTTGgaagatattggaaagctaCCAAACATCAAGAGGACATTGGAGAGGGCTATATCACTAAATGGGTATATTTATAATCGCTCAGGGCTACTCAACATGATGAGGCGGTTTACTGGACAAAGGGAATTGCTTAGGCCTGCTAAGACTCGGTTTGCAACTGCTTTCATCACATTATTGCGAttgcatgaacaaaaaaacaatttgaggaAGATGTTTACAAGCTCAGATTGGTCAGATAGTAAATGGGCAAAAGAGCAGAAGGGGAAAACTATAGCCAACATAGTTCTAATGCCTTCATTTTGGAACACTATTGTGTTTTGCTTAAAGGTTTCGGGTCCCCTAGTTCGTGTGCTTCGTTtggttgatggtgaaaaaaaagcTCCTATGGGATACATCTATGAGGCCATGAATAGAGCTAAGGATGCAATTGTGagaagttttaatggaaatgaagagaagtacaaagaaatcttcaaCATCATTGATAAGAGGTGGGAGATTCAGCTTCATCGGCCTTTGCATGCAGCAGGGTACTTTTTGAACCCGGAATTCTTCTATGATAAGCCAGAAATAGAGCATGATGCCGACATTATGAGTGATTTGTATAAATGCATCTTAAGGCTAACAAGAGACCCTGCTAAGCAAGAAAAAGTTGTGGCCGAAGTGAGTTTGTTCACAAATGCCCAAGGACTATTCGGGAATGAGTTAGCTGTTAGGACAAGAAAGACTAGAGCACCAG CTGAATGGTGGGCTGCATATGGAGCTTCAGCTCCAAATTTGCAAAAGTTTGCAATGAAAGTCCTCAACTTAACATGCAGTGCATCAGGTTGTGAACGGAATTGGAGCATCTTTGAGAAT ATTCATAGCAAGAGGAGAAATAGGTTAGATCATCAACGCTTGAATGATTTGGTGTACATCAAGTATAATCGAGCCTTGAAGAGAAGATACAATGAACGTAACACCATTGACccaatttccttgaaagatatagatgatagcaatgaatggttgatagggagaatggaagatgaggattctcatggaggtgcacaagatgattttgtatttgatgatgacaaTTTGACATGGGGTGATGTTGCTAGAGCTGCTGGAGCTGAGGAGGCCAGGTTTGATACTAGAGCTAGAGCTAGAGCAAGCTCAAGCATAATACCACCAACAAGGGGGATAGCTTCAAGTTCTAGAACTTTGCCTTCTTATTCACtaatagatgaagatgaagatggagacATGGTTGATTCAGCagatgaagaagatggggaAGGCTACAAATGTGgtgatggaaatgatgatgatgatgattttgttgatttagaggaggagtga
- the LOC100266481 gene encoding putative gamma-glutamylcyclotransferase At3g02910, with amino-acid sequence MGAEEDRFHSLIFTYGTLKRGFSNHVLIQDLIATGDATFVAVCRTTAQFPLVCGPYRVPFLINLPGSGHRVSGELYAVSARGLGLMDELEGTSHGHYERLPIEIEEAAGDGERRRWVEAYFAHSSYAAELWRKSGERGYSTYSEKEATGYVKRKDRPQNLSFLEQIRLFVASS; translated from the coding sequence ATGGGGGCGGAAGAGGATCGCTTCCACAGCCTCATCTTCACCTACGGAACCCTAAAGCGAGGCTTCTCCAACCACGTCCTCATACAGGACCTCATCGCCACCGGTGACGCTACCTTCGTCGCCGTTTGCCGCACCACCGCCCAATTCCCCCTCGTCTGCGGCCCTTACCGCGTCCCCTTCCTCATCAACCTTCCAGGCTCCGGCCACCGCGTCTCGGGCGAGCTCTACGCCGTCTCCGCCCGCGGCCTCGGCCTCATGGACGAGCTCGAGGGCACCAGCCACGGCCACTACGAGCGCCTCCCGATCGAGATCGAGGAGGCCGCGGGCGACGGAGAGAGGCGGCGGTGGGTGGAGGCGTACTTCGCGCACAGCAGCTACGCGGCGGAGCTGTGGCGGAAGAGCGGAGAGAGAGGGTACAGCACGTACTCAGAGAAGGAGGCCACCGGGTACGTGAAGAGGAAGGATCGGCCCCAGAATCTGAGTTTTCTAGAGCAGATTCGTTTGTTTGTGGCATCATCTTGA
- the LOC100261275 gene encoding protein RGF1 INDUCIBLE TRANSCRIPTION FACTOR 1 — protein sequence MKPKNRRIMGAGGPVEEEGEEEVESKWPPWLRPLLQTSFFVQCKLHADSHRSECNMYCLDCMNGALCSLCLNFHKDHRAIQIRRSSYHDVIRVSEIQKFLDITGVQTYIINSARIVFLNERPQPRPGKGVTNTCQVCERSLLDSFTFCSLGCKIVGTSKSFRKKKLCMETEGSDSESLNGASSGSGSSSKSKIPSFTPSTPPPTAAATYRTAKRRKGVPHRAPLGALIIQY from the exons ATGAAGCCCAAGAACAGAAGAATCATG GGAGCTGGAGGGCCAGTGGAAGAGGAAGGTGAGGAGGAGGTGGAGAGCAAGTGGCCGCCATGGCTGCGCCCTCTCCTCCAAACAAGCTTCTTCGTTCAATGCAAGCTCCATGCTGATTCCCACCGCAGTGAATGCAACATGTACTGCTTGGACTGCATGAATGGAGCCCTCTGCTCCCTTTGCCTCAACTTCCACAAAGATCACCGCGCTATTCAG atAAGGAGGTCATCATACCATGATGTGATTAGGGTTTCTGAGATTCAGAAATTTCTGGACATTACCGGAGTCCAGACCTACATTATCAACAGTGCCAGAATTGTGTTCTTGAATGAGAGGCCTCAGCCCAGGCCTGGAAAAGGAGTCACCAACACTTGCCAAGTTTGTGAGCGCAGCCTCCTTGACTCCTTCACTTTTTGCTCCCTTGGTTGCAAG ATAGTTGGGACATCAAAGAGCTTCAGGAAGAAGAAGCTGTGCATGGAAACAGAAGGCTCCGACTCGGAATCCCTGAACGGAGCCAGCAGCGGCAGCGGCAGCAGCAGCAAGAGCAAAATCCCGAGCTTTACGCCCTCCACGCCGCCTCCCACCGCCGCCGCGACTTACCGGACGGCCAAGAGGAGGAAGGGAGTGCCCCACAGAGCCCCATTGGGAGCCCTTATCATACAGTACTGA
- the LOC100263029 gene encoding putative gamma-glutamylcyclotransferase At3g02910: MGVGAGHFHSLIFTYGTLKRGFSNHVLIQDLIATSDAAFITVCLTTAQFPLVCGPYRVPFLLNFPGAGHRVSGELYAVSARGLGRMDELEGTGRGHYERLPIEIEAAARDGARRMWAEAYFAHSSYAAALWRKSGERGYSAYTEKEAAGYVKRKDRPQNQSFLEQIQLFVSS, translated from the coding sequence ATGGGCGTTGGAGCAGGTCACTTCCATTCCCTCATCTTCACCTACGGAACCCTAAAGCGAGGCTTCTCCAACCACGTCCTCATCCAGGACCTCATCGCCACCAGCGACGCCGCCTTTATCACCGTCTGCCTCACCACCGCCCAGTTCCCCCTCGTCTGCGGCCCCTACCGCGTCCCCTTCCTCCTCAACTTCCCCGGCGCAGGCCACCGCGTCTCCGGCGAGCTCTACGCCGTCTCCGCCCGCGGCCTCGGCCGCATGGACGAGCTCGAGGGCACCGGCCGCGGCCACTACGAGCGCCTGCCGATAGAGATCGAGGCCGCCGCGCGGGACGGAGCGAGGAGGATGTGGGCGGAGGCGTACTTCGCGCACAGCAGCTACGCTGCGGCGCTGTGGCGGAAGAGCGGAGAGAGAGGGTACAGCGCGTATACAGAGAAGGAGGCGGCCGGGTACGTGAAGAGGAAAGATCGGCCGCAGAATCAGAGTTTTCTGGAGCAGATTCAATTGTTTGTGTCGTCTTAG